In a single window of the Gossypium hirsutum isolate 1008001.06 chromosome D02, Gossypium_hirsutum_v2.1, whole genome shotgun sequence genome:
- the LOC107910749 gene encoding probable E3 ubiquitin-protein ligase RHG1A isoform X2, with protein MQGQRGTVGSLPETFFVHSSTSSNAVAEQQDCWNNIRNPIENRLADCLLSTNDMNIGYANSMGQEEQLGRWSLVDVNSSGTQNEVSHNEWKTDHRWSSSISASANAGPRLEGRRYEQNSLFAQSSNSDTVSQNLRLNAGFAGVDDNSCQVTERLNLHKSSGSENEQNLLGTGPEAFLLSSGSGRYVVDDNDSRPGCSYEGRRASCKRKALEGNVGQCSSSESSGYFRSAESSAGHGISASYTAGSNVNISPPSRQVHPRLGLDVRGSASNSIPEQIVLPPTAESSHRNFHLRRNPSSIQEPITHPIFPTGDMSWQAVVSSAQQPSRLFPANHSLELRSAPVVHNANSENPNVISHVPSLLQNGGSGPRTGSSSNSNPFADRDVPRARHKSRSMARNILHHPMFVPAPELRTLVRNPILSSGNISSPGNVASTSHAGSNNGANVMSASTWVPHPNPSSQYPRRLSELVRQSLMSSLGTESGGQSNHSSLPSGPTTSPEAMLLSSHVASQVPHRPYPRSLLWLERQDAGFVGIPHSLRTLAAATEGRSRLVVSEIRNVLDLMRRGENLQFEDVMILDQSVILGVADIHDRHRDMRLDVDNMSYEELLALEERIGNVSTGLSEETILNRLERRKHSSAPGAQLEEEYNDGEDIGTLECGHGFHADCIKQWLMHKNLCPICKTTGLTK; from the exons ATGCAGGGGCAAAGGGGTACTGTTGGTTCCTTGCCCGAAACCTTCTTTGTTCATAGCTCTACATCAAGTAATGCTGTTGCTGAACAGCAGGATTGCTGGAATAATATTCGAAATCCTATAGAAAACAGATTGGCTGATTGTTTGCTGTCAACCAATGACATGAACATTGGATATGCGAACTCTATGGGTCAAGAGGAGCAGCTTGGTAGATGGAGCTTGGTTGATGTTAACTCTAGTGGCACACAAAATGAGGTTAGCCATAACGAGTGGAAAACAGATCATAGGTGGTCATCTTCTATTAGTGCTTCTGCAAATGCTGGTCCCAGGTTAGAAGGGCGGAGGTATGAACAGAACTCTTTATTTGCCCAAAGTTCTAATTCTGATACTGTTTCTCAGAATCTGAGGTTAAATGCCGGATTTGCGGGTGTTGATGATAATAGCTGTCAAGTTACAGAGCGGCTTAACCTCCATAAGTCTAGTGGATCTGAGAATGAGCAGAATTTACTGGGCACTGGTCCTGAAGCATTTCTACTTTCTTCTGGAAGTGGTAGGTATGTTGTGGATGATAATGATAGCAGACCTGGCTGCTCATATGAGGGTCGTCGTGCATCATGCAAAAGAAAGGCTCTGGAAGGAAATGTTGGGCAGTGCTCTTCTAGTGAAAGTTCTGGCTACTTTCGTAGTGCTGAAAGTAGTGCAGGGCATGGCATTTCTGCTAGCTATACTGCAGGAAGCAATGTGAATATATCTCCCCCCTCAAGACAGGTGCACCCGAGACTTGGATTAGATGTCAGAGGATCAGCTTCTAACAGCATTCCCGAACAAATTGTTTTACCACCAACTGCAGAGAGCTCACACAGGAATTTCCATCTGAGAAGAAATCCTTCAAGTATACAGGAGCCTATTACTCATCCGATATTTCCTACTGGTGATATGTCCTGGCAGGCTGTTGTTTCTTCTGCACAACAGCCATCAAGGCTTTTCCCAGCTAATCATTCTCTGGAATTAAGGTCAGCACCAGTGGTACATAATGCAAATTCTGAAAACCCGAATGTCATAAGTCATGTTCCATCTTTGCTGCAAAATGGAGGTTCTGGTCCAAGAACGGGCAGTTCATCAAATTCTAATCCTTTTGCTGATAGAGATGTACCACGTGCAAGACACAAATCAAGAAGCATGGCTAGAAACATATTACATCATCCTATGTTTGTTCCTGCACCAGAATTAAGAACTTTGGTTAGAAATCCAATTTTAAGCAGTGGAAATATAAGTTCTCCTGGAAATGTTGCCTCTACATCTCATGCAGGCTCAAATAATGGTGCCAATGTGATGTCTGCATCCACCTGGGTTCCTCATCCCAACCCCTCTTCACAATACCCACGAAGGTTGTCTGAACTTGTTCGTCAATCATTAATGTCTTCCCTTGGCACTGAATCTGGAGGCCAGAGCAATCATTCTTCACTTCCTTCAGGACCTACTACTTCTCCGGAAGCGATGCTGCTTTCCTCTCATGTAGCTAGTCAGGTTCCCCATCGTCCATATCCTAGGTCATTGCTATGGTTGGAGAGACAAGATGCTGGTTTTGTTGGAATTCCCCACTCATTGCGAACTTTAGCTGCTGCCACTGAAGGCAGAAGCAGGCTTGTTGTGTCTGAG ATTCGCAATGTATTGGATCTCATGCGTAGGGGGGAGAACTTACAGTTTGAG GATGTTATGATCCTTGATCAATCAGTAATTTTAGGGGTAGCTGATATTCATGATCGGCATAGGGATATGCGGCTCGATGTTGATAATATGTCATATGAG GAGTTATTGGCTCTGGAAGAGCGCATTGGTAACGTAAGCACTGGGTTGAGTGAAGAAACTATATTAAACCGTCTGGAACGACGAAAGCACTCTAGTGCACCAGGAGCTCAGTTAGAG GAAGAGTATAATGATGGAGAAGATATTGGGACACTGGAATGTGGCCATGGCTTCCATGCTGATTGCATTAAACAATGGTTGATGCACAAAAACTTGTGCCCCATCTGTAAAACAACGGGTTTGACTAAATGA
- the LOC107910749 gene encoding probable E3 ubiquitin-protein ligase RHG1A isoform X1 has translation MQGQRGTVGSLPETFFVHSSTSSNAVAEQQDCWNNIRNPIENRLADCLLSTNDMNIGYANSMGQEEQLGRWSLVDVNSSGTQNEVSHNEWKTDHRWSSSISASANAGPRLEGRRYEQNSLFAQSSNSDTVSQNLRLNAGFAGVDDNSCQVTERLNLHKSSGSENEQNLLGTGPEAFLLSSGSGRYVVDDNDSRPGCSYEGRRASCKRKALEGNVGQCSSSESSGYFRSAESSAGHGISASYTAGSNVNISPPSRQVHPRLGLDVRGSASNSIPEQIVLPPTAESSHRNFHLRRNPSSIQEPITHPIFPTGDMSWQAVVSSAQQPSRLFPANHSLELRSAPVVHNANSENPNVISHVPSLLQNGGSGPRTGSSSNSNPFADRDVPRARHKSRSMARNILHHPMFVPAPELRTLVRNPILSSGNISSPGNVASTSHAGSNNGANVMSASTWVPHPNPSSQYPRRLSELVRQSLMSSLGTESGGQSNHSSLPSGPTTSPEAMLLSSHVASQVPHRPYPRSLLWLERQDAGFVGIPHSLRTLAAATEGRSRLVVSEIRNVLDLMRRGENLQFEDVMILDQSVILGVADIHDRHRDMRLDVDNMSYEELLALEERIGNVSTGLSEETILNRLERRKHSSAPGAQLEVEPCCVCQEEYNDGEDIGTLECGHGFHADCIKQWLMHKNLCPICKTTGLTK, from the exons ATGCAGGGGCAAAGGGGTACTGTTGGTTCCTTGCCCGAAACCTTCTTTGTTCATAGCTCTACATCAAGTAATGCTGTTGCTGAACAGCAGGATTGCTGGAATAATATTCGAAATCCTATAGAAAACAGATTGGCTGATTGTTTGCTGTCAACCAATGACATGAACATTGGATATGCGAACTCTATGGGTCAAGAGGAGCAGCTTGGTAGATGGAGCTTGGTTGATGTTAACTCTAGTGGCACACAAAATGAGGTTAGCCATAACGAGTGGAAAACAGATCATAGGTGGTCATCTTCTATTAGTGCTTCTGCAAATGCTGGTCCCAGGTTAGAAGGGCGGAGGTATGAACAGAACTCTTTATTTGCCCAAAGTTCTAATTCTGATACTGTTTCTCAGAATCTGAGGTTAAATGCCGGATTTGCGGGTGTTGATGATAATAGCTGTCAAGTTACAGAGCGGCTTAACCTCCATAAGTCTAGTGGATCTGAGAATGAGCAGAATTTACTGGGCACTGGTCCTGAAGCATTTCTACTTTCTTCTGGAAGTGGTAGGTATGTTGTGGATGATAATGATAGCAGACCTGGCTGCTCATATGAGGGTCGTCGTGCATCATGCAAAAGAAAGGCTCTGGAAGGAAATGTTGGGCAGTGCTCTTCTAGTGAAAGTTCTGGCTACTTTCGTAGTGCTGAAAGTAGTGCAGGGCATGGCATTTCTGCTAGCTATACTGCAGGAAGCAATGTGAATATATCTCCCCCCTCAAGACAGGTGCACCCGAGACTTGGATTAGATGTCAGAGGATCAGCTTCTAACAGCATTCCCGAACAAATTGTTTTACCACCAACTGCAGAGAGCTCACACAGGAATTTCCATCTGAGAAGAAATCCTTCAAGTATACAGGAGCCTATTACTCATCCGATATTTCCTACTGGTGATATGTCCTGGCAGGCTGTTGTTTCTTCTGCACAACAGCCATCAAGGCTTTTCCCAGCTAATCATTCTCTGGAATTAAGGTCAGCACCAGTGGTACATAATGCAAATTCTGAAAACCCGAATGTCATAAGTCATGTTCCATCTTTGCTGCAAAATGGAGGTTCTGGTCCAAGAACGGGCAGTTCATCAAATTCTAATCCTTTTGCTGATAGAGATGTACCACGTGCAAGACACAAATCAAGAAGCATGGCTAGAAACATATTACATCATCCTATGTTTGTTCCTGCACCAGAATTAAGAACTTTGGTTAGAAATCCAATTTTAAGCAGTGGAAATATAAGTTCTCCTGGAAATGTTGCCTCTACATCTCATGCAGGCTCAAATAATGGTGCCAATGTGATGTCTGCATCCACCTGGGTTCCTCATCCCAACCCCTCTTCACAATACCCACGAAGGTTGTCTGAACTTGTTCGTCAATCATTAATGTCTTCCCTTGGCACTGAATCTGGAGGCCAGAGCAATCATTCTTCACTTCCTTCAGGACCTACTACTTCTCCGGAAGCGATGCTGCTTTCCTCTCATGTAGCTAGTCAGGTTCCCCATCGTCCATATCCTAGGTCATTGCTATGGTTGGAGAGACAAGATGCTGGTTTTGTTGGAATTCCCCACTCATTGCGAACTTTAGCTGCTGCCACTGAAGGCAGAAGCAGGCTTGTTGTGTCTGAG ATTCGCAATGTATTGGATCTCATGCGTAGGGGGGAGAACTTACAGTTTGAG GATGTTATGATCCTTGATCAATCAGTAATTTTAGGGGTAGCTGATATTCATGATCGGCATAGGGATATGCGGCTCGATGTTGATAATATGTCATATGAG GAGTTATTGGCTCTGGAAGAGCGCATTGGTAACGTAAGCACTGGGTTGAGTGAAGAAACTATATTAAACCGTCTGGAACGACGAAAGCACTCTAGTGCACCAGGAGCTCAGTTAGAGGTAGAACCATGTTGTGTTTGTCAG GAAGAGTATAATGATGGAGAAGATATTGGGACACTGGAATGTGGCCATGGCTTCCATGCTGATTGCATTAAACAATGGTTGATGCACAAAAACTTGTGCCCCATCTGTAAAACAACGGGTTTGACTAAATGA
- the LOC107910749 gene encoding probable E3 ubiquitin-protein ligase RHG1A isoform X4, whose protein sequence is MNIGYANSMGQEEQLGRWSLVDVNSSGTQNEVSHNEWKTDHRWSSSISASANAGPRLEGRRYEQNSLFAQSSNSDTVSQNLRLNAGFAGVDDNSCQVTERLNLHKSSGSENEQNLLGTGPEAFLLSSGSGRYVVDDNDSRPGCSYEGRRASCKRKALEGNVGQCSSSESSGYFRSAESSAGHGISASYTAGSNVNISPPSRQVHPRLGLDVRGSASNSIPEQIVLPPTAESSHRNFHLRRNPSSIQEPITHPIFPTGDMSWQAVVSSAQQPSRLFPANHSLELRSAPVVHNANSENPNVISHVPSLLQNGGSGPRTGSSSNSNPFADRDVPRARHKSRSMARNILHHPMFVPAPELRTLVRNPILSSGNISSPGNVASTSHAGSNNGANVMSASTWVPHPNPSSQYPRRLSELVRQSLMSSLGTESGGQSNHSSLPSGPTTSPEAMLLSSHVASQVPHRPYPRSLLWLERQDAGFVGIPHSLRTLAAATEGRSRLVVSEIRNVLDLMRRGENLQFEDVMILDQSVILGVADIHDRHRDMRLDVDNMSYEELLALEERIGNVSTGLSEETILNRLERRKHSSAPGAQLEEEYNDGEDIGTLECGHGFHADCIKQWLMHKNLCPICKTTGLTK, encoded by the exons ATGAACATTGGATATGCGAACTCTATGGGTCAAGAGGAGCAGCTTGGTAGATGGAGCTTGGTTGATGTTAACTCTAGTGGCACACAAAATGAGGTTAGCCATAACGAGTGGAAAACAGATCATAGGTGGTCATCTTCTATTAGTGCTTCTGCAAATGCTGGTCCCAGGTTAGAAGGGCGGAGGTATGAACAGAACTCTTTATTTGCCCAAAGTTCTAATTCTGATACTGTTTCTCAGAATCTGAGGTTAAATGCCGGATTTGCGGGTGTTGATGATAATAGCTGTCAAGTTACAGAGCGGCTTAACCTCCATAAGTCTAGTGGATCTGAGAATGAGCAGAATTTACTGGGCACTGGTCCTGAAGCATTTCTACTTTCTTCTGGAAGTGGTAGGTATGTTGTGGATGATAATGATAGCAGACCTGGCTGCTCATATGAGGGTCGTCGTGCATCATGCAAAAGAAAGGCTCTGGAAGGAAATGTTGGGCAGTGCTCTTCTAGTGAAAGTTCTGGCTACTTTCGTAGTGCTGAAAGTAGTGCAGGGCATGGCATTTCTGCTAGCTATACTGCAGGAAGCAATGTGAATATATCTCCCCCCTCAAGACAGGTGCACCCGAGACTTGGATTAGATGTCAGAGGATCAGCTTCTAACAGCATTCCCGAACAAATTGTTTTACCACCAACTGCAGAGAGCTCACACAGGAATTTCCATCTGAGAAGAAATCCTTCAAGTATACAGGAGCCTATTACTCATCCGATATTTCCTACTGGTGATATGTCCTGGCAGGCTGTTGTTTCTTCTGCACAACAGCCATCAAGGCTTTTCCCAGCTAATCATTCTCTGGAATTAAGGTCAGCACCAGTGGTACATAATGCAAATTCTGAAAACCCGAATGTCATAAGTCATGTTCCATCTTTGCTGCAAAATGGAGGTTCTGGTCCAAGAACGGGCAGTTCATCAAATTCTAATCCTTTTGCTGATAGAGATGTACCACGTGCAAGACACAAATCAAGAAGCATGGCTAGAAACATATTACATCATCCTATGTTTGTTCCTGCACCAGAATTAAGAACTTTGGTTAGAAATCCAATTTTAAGCAGTGGAAATATAAGTTCTCCTGGAAATGTTGCCTCTACATCTCATGCAGGCTCAAATAATGGTGCCAATGTGATGTCTGCATCCACCTGGGTTCCTCATCCCAACCCCTCTTCACAATACCCACGAAGGTTGTCTGAACTTGTTCGTCAATCATTAATGTCTTCCCTTGGCACTGAATCTGGAGGCCAGAGCAATCATTCTTCACTTCCTTCAGGACCTACTACTTCTCCGGAAGCGATGCTGCTTTCCTCTCATGTAGCTAGTCAGGTTCCCCATCGTCCATATCCTAGGTCATTGCTATGGTTGGAGAGACAAGATGCTGGTTTTGTTGGAATTCCCCACTCATTGCGAACTTTAGCTGCTGCCACTGAAGGCAGAAGCAGGCTTGTTGTGTCTGAG ATTCGCAATGTATTGGATCTCATGCGTAGGGGGGAGAACTTACAGTTTGAG GATGTTATGATCCTTGATCAATCAGTAATTTTAGGGGTAGCTGATATTCATGATCGGCATAGGGATATGCGGCTCGATGTTGATAATATGTCATATGAG GAGTTATTGGCTCTGGAAGAGCGCATTGGTAACGTAAGCACTGGGTTGAGTGAAGAAACTATATTAAACCGTCTGGAACGACGAAAGCACTCTAGTGCACCAGGAGCTCAGTTAGAG GAAGAGTATAATGATGGAGAAGATATTGGGACACTGGAATGTGGCCATGGCTTCCATGCTGATTGCATTAAACAATGGTTGATGCACAAAAACTTGTGCCCCATCTGTAAAACAACGGGTTTGACTAAATGA
- the LOC107910749 gene encoding probable E3 ubiquitin-protein ligase RHG1A isoform X3, which yields MNIGYANSMGQEEQLGRWSLVDVNSSGTQNEVSHNEWKTDHRWSSSISASANAGPRLEGRRYEQNSLFAQSSNSDTVSQNLRLNAGFAGVDDNSCQVTERLNLHKSSGSENEQNLLGTGPEAFLLSSGSGRYVVDDNDSRPGCSYEGRRASCKRKALEGNVGQCSSSESSGYFRSAESSAGHGISASYTAGSNVNISPPSRQVHPRLGLDVRGSASNSIPEQIVLPPTAESSHRNFHLRRNPSSIQEPITHPIFPTGDMSWQAVVSSAQQPSRLFPANHSLELRSAPVVHNANSENPNVISHVPSLLQNGGSGPRTGSSSNSNPFADRDVPRARHKSRSMARNILHHPMFVPAPELRTLVRNPILSSGNISSPGNVASTSHAGSNNGANVMSASTWVPHPNPSSQYPRRLSELVRQSLMSSLGTESGGQSNHSSLPSGPTTSPEAMLLSSHVASQVPHRPYPRSLLWLERQDAGFVGIPHSLRTLAAATEGRSRLVVSEIRNVLDLMRRGENLQFEDVMILDQSVILGVADIHDRHRDMRLDVDNMSYEELLALEERIGNVSTGLSEETILNRLERRKHSSAPGAQLEVEPCCVCQEEYNDGEDIGTLECGHGFHADCIKQWLMHKNLCPICKTTGLTK from the exons ATGAACATTGGATATGCGAACTCTATGGGTCAAGAGGAGCAGCTTGGTAGATGGAGCTTGGTTGATGTTAACTCTAGTGGCACACAAAATGAGGTTAGCCATAACGAGTGGAAAACAGATCATAGGTGGTCATCTTCTATTAGTGCTTCTGCAAATGCTGGTCCCAGGTTAGAAGGGCGGAGGTATGAACAGAACTCTTTATTTGCCCAAAGTTCTAATTCTGATACTGTTTCTCAGAATCTGAGGTTAAATGCCGGATTTGCGGGTGTTGATGATAATAGCTGTCAAGTTACAGAGCGGCTTAACCTCCATAAGTCTAGTGGATCTGAGAATGAGCAGAATTTACTGGGCACTGGTCCTGAAGCATTTCTACTTTCTTCTGGAAGTGGTAGGTATGTTGTGGATGATAATGATAGCAGACCTGGCTGCTCATATGAGGGTCGTCGTGCATCATGCAAAAGAAAGGCTCTGGAAGGAAATGTTGGGCAGTGCTCTTCTAGTGAAAGTTCTGGCTACTTTCGTAGTGCTGAAAGTAGTGCAGGGCATGGCATTTCTGCTAGCTATACTGCAGGAAGCAATGTGAATATATCTCCCCCCTCAAGACAGGTGCACCCGAGACTTGGATTAGATGTCAGAGGATCAGCTTCTAACAGCATTCCCGAACAAATTGTTTTACCACCAACTGCAGAGAGCTCACACAGGAATTTCCATCTGAGAAGAAATCCTTCAAGTATACAGGAGCCTATTACTCATCCGATATTTCCTACTGGTGATATGTCCTGGCAGGCTGTTGTTTCTTCTGCACAACAGCCATCAAGGCTTTTCCCAGCTAATCATTCTCTGGAATTAAGGTCAGCACCAGTGGTACATAATGCAAATTCTGAAAACCCGAATGTCATAAGTCATGTTCCATCTTTGCTGCAAAATGGAGGTTCTGGTCCAAGAACGGGCAGTTCATCAAATTCTAATCCTTTTGCTGATAGAGATGTACCACGTGCAAGACACAAATCAAGAAGCATGGCTAGAAACATATTACATCATCCTATGTTTGTTCCTGCACCAGAATTAAGAACTTTGGTTAGAAATCCAATTTTAAGCAGTGGAAATATAAGTTCTCCTGGAAATGTTGCCTCTACATCTCATGCAGGCTCAAATAATGGTGCCAATGTGATGTCTGCATCCACCTGGGTTCCTCATCCCAACCCCTCTTCACAATACCCACGAAGGTTGTCTGAACTTGTTCGTCAATCATTAATGTCTTCCCTTGGCACTGAATCTGGAGGCCAGAGCAATCATTCTTCACTTCCTTCAGGACCTACTACTTCTCCGGAAGCGATGCTGCTTTCCTCTCATGTAGCTAGTCAGGTTCCCCATCGTCCATATCCTAGGTCATTGCTATGGTTGGAGAGACAAGATGCTGGTTTTGTTGGAATTCCCCACTCATTGCGAACTTTAGCTGCTGCCACTGAAGGCAGAAGCAGGCTTGTTGTGTCTGAG ATTCGCAATGTATTGGATCTCATGCGTAGGGGGGAGAACTTACAGTTTGAG GATGTTATGATCCTTGATCAATCAGTAATTTTAGGGGTAGCTGATATTCATGATCGGCATAGGGATATGCGGCTCGATGTTGATAATATGTCATATGAG GAGTTATTGGCTCTGGAAGAGCGCATTGGTAACGTAAGCACTGGGTTGAGTGAAGAAACTATATTAAACCGTCTGGAACGACGAAAGCACTCTAGTGCACCAGGAGCTCAGTTAGAGGTAGAACCATGTTGTGTTTGTCAG GAAGAGTATAATGATGGAGAAGATATTGGGACACTGGAATGTGGCCATGGCTTCCATGCTGATTGCATTAAACAATGGTTGATGCACAAAAACTTGTGCCCCATCTGTAAAACAACGGGTTTGACTAAATGA